A section of the Saccopteryx leptura isolate mSacLep1 chromosome 4, mSacLep1_pri_phased_curated, whole genome shotgun sequence genome encodes:
- the DNAJA3 gene encoding dnaJ homolog subfamily A member 3, mitochondrial isoform X2 has product MAARCSTRWLLVAVGTPPPRAAAGRGARQPRAGVVGASLSRKLSVTAFAPSLGARGPGALLTLRPGVRFTGVKSHPFVCTASFHTSAPVAKEDYYQILGVPRNASQKEIKKAYYQLAKKYHPDTNKDDPKAKEKFSQLAEAYEVLSDEVKRKQYDTYGSAGFDPGAGGSRQSYWKGGPTVDPEELFRKIFGEFSSSSFGDFQTIFNQPQEYIMDLTFNQAAKGVNKEFTVNITDTCERCDGKGNEPGTKLQHCHYCGGSGMETINTGPFVMRSTCRRCGGRGTIITSPCVVCRGSGQAKQQKKVVIPVPAGVEDGQTVRMPVGKREIFITFRVQKSPVFRRDGADIHSDLFISIAQAILGGTARAQGLYETINVTIPPGIQADQKIRMSGKGIPRINSYGYGDHYIHVKIRVPKRLTSRQHSLILSYAEDETDVDGTVNGVTNTSTGKRSTGN; this is encoded by the exons ATGGCGGCGCGGTGCTCCACGCGCTGGTTGTTGGTGGCTGTGGGGACCCCTCCGCCGCGGGCAGCCGCCGGGAGAGGGGCTCGGCAGCCCAGGGCGGGCGTGGTGGGGGCGTCGCTGAGCCGCAAGCTGAGCGTTACCGCCTTCGCGCCTTCTCTGGGAGCTCGTGGCCCCGGGGCTTTACTGACATTGAGACCCGGTGTCCGCTTCACAG gagtaAAAAGTCACCCTTTTGTTTGTACTGCCTCTTTCCACACGAGCGCCCCTGTGGCCAAAGAGGATTATTACCAGATATTAGGAGTGCCCCGAAATGCCAGCCAAAAAGAGATCAAGAAAGCCTATTACCAG CTTGCCAAGAAATATCACCCAGACACAAATAAGGATGATCCCAAAGCCAAGGAGAAGTTTTCCCAGCTGGCAGAAGCCTATGAG GTGCTGAGTGATGAAGTGAAGAGGAAGCAGTATGACACCTACGGCTCTGCTGGCTTTGACCCTGGGGCTGGCGGCTCCAGGCAGAGCTACTGGAAAGGGGGCCCTACTGTCGACCCAGAGGAGCTCTTCAGGAAGATTTTTGGAGAGTTCTCATCATCTTCTTTTGGAGATTTCCAGACTATATTCAATCAGCCTCAGGAG TACATCATGGATTTGACATTCAATCAAGCTGCCAAGGGTGTCAACAAGGAGTTCACTGTGAACATCACTGATACCTGTGAGCGGTGCGATGGCAAGGGGAATGAGCCTGGCACCAAGTTGCAGCACTGCCACTACTGCGGTGGCTCTGGCATG GAAACCATAAATACAGGCCCTTTTGTAATGCGCTCCACGTGTCGGAGGTGTGGTGGCCGAGGCACTATCATCACGTCCCCCTGTGTGGTGTGCAGGGGGTCCGGACAAGCCAAGCAGCAGAAGAAAGTGGTTATTCCTGTGCCTGCAG gaGTTGAGGATGGCCAGACTGTGAGGATGCCTgtaggaaaaagagaaattttcaTCACGTTCAGG GTGCAGAAAAGCCCTGTGTTCCGGAGGGACGGTGCAGACATCCACTCCGACCTCTTTATCTCTATAGCTCAGGCTATACTTGGGGGGACAGCCAGAGCCCAGGGCCTGTATGAGACAATTAATGTGACG ATCCCCCCTGGGATCCAGGCAGACCAGAAGATACGGATGAGTGGGAAAGGCATCCCCCGGATTAACAGTTACGGCTACGGAGATCACTACATTCACGTCAAGATAAGAGTTCCAAA GAGACTGACAAGCCGGCAACACAGCCTGATCCTGAGCTATGCTGAAGACGAGACTGACGTGGATGGGACAGTGAATGGCGTCACCAACACAAGCACTG
- the DNAJA3 gene encoding dnaJ homolog subfamily A member 3, mitochondrial isoform X1, with the protein MAARCSTRWLLVAVGTPPPRAAAGRGARQPRAGVVGASLSRKLSVTAFAPSLGARGPGALLTLRPGVRFTGVKSHPFVCTASFHTSAPVAKEDYYQILGVPRNASQKEIKKAYYQLAKKYHPDTNKDDPKAKEKFSQLAEAYEVLSDEVKRKQYDTYGSAGFDPGAGGSRQSYWKGGPTVDPEELFRKIFGEFSSSSFGDFQTIFNQPQEYIMDLTFNQAAKGVNKEFTVNITDTCERCDGKGNEPGTKLQHCHYCGGSGMETINTGPFVMRSTCRRCGGRGTIITSPCVVCRGSGQAKQQKKVVIPVPAGVEDGQTVRMPVGKREIFITFRVQKSPVFRRDGADIHSDLFISIAQAILGGTARAQGLYETINVTIPPGIQADQKIRMSGKGIPRINSYGYGDHYIHVKIRVPKRLTSRQHSLILSYAEDETDVDGTVNGVTNTSTGGSTMDSSAGGKARPEAGEDKEGFLSKLKKMFTS; encoded by the exons ATGGCGGCGCGGTGCTCCACGCGCTGGTTGTTGGTGGCTGTGGGGACCCCTCCGCCGCGGGCAGCCGCCGGGAGAGGGGCTCGGCAGCCCAGGGCGGGCGTGGTGGGGGCGTCGCTGAGCCGCAAGCTGAGCGTTACCGCCTTCGCGCCTTCTCTGGGAGCTCGTGGCCCCGGGGCTTTACTGACATTGAGACCCGGTGTCCGCTTCACAG gagtaAAAAGTCACCCTTTTGTTTGTACTGCCTCTTTCCACACGAGCGCCCCTGTGGCCAAAGAGGATTATTACCAGATATTAGGAGTGCCCCGAAATGCCAGCCAAAAAGAGATCAAGAAAGCCTATTACCAG CTTGCCAAGAAATATCACCCAGACACAAATAAGGATGATCCCAAAGCCAAGGAGAAGTTTTCCCAGCTGGCAGAAGCCTATGAG GTGCTGAGTGATGAAGTGAAGAGGAAGCAGTATGACACCTACGGCTCTGCTGGCTTTGACCCTGGGGCTGGCGGCTCCAGGCAGAGCTACTGGAAAGGGGGCCCTACTGTCGACCCAGAGGAGCTCTTCAGGAAGATTTTTGGAGAGTTCTCATCATCTTCTTTTGGAGATTTCCAGACTATATTCAATCAGCCTCAGGAG TACATCATGGATTTGACATTCAATCAAGCTGCCAAGGGTGTCAACAAGGAGTTCACTGTGAACATCACTGATACCTGTGAGCGGTGCGATGGCAAGGGGAATGAGCCTGGCACCAAGTTGCAGCACTGCCACTACTGCGGTGGCTCTGGCATG GAAACCATAAATACAGGCCCTTTTGTAATGCGCTCCACGTGTCGGAGGTGTGGTGGCCGAGGCACTATCATCACGTCCCCCTGTGTGGTGTGCAGGGGGTCCGGACAAGCCAAGCAGCAGAAGAAAGTGGTTATTCCTGTGCCTGCAG gaGTTGAGGATGGCCAGACTGTGAGGATGCCTgtaggaaaaagagaaattttcaTCACGTTCAGG GTGCAGAAAAGCCCTGTGTTCCGGAGGGACGGTGCAGACATCCACTCCGACCTCTTTATCTCTATAGCTCAGGCTATACTTGGGGGGACAGCCAGAGCCCAGGGCCTGTATGAGACAATTAATGTGACG ATCCCCCCTGGGATCCAGGCAGACCAGAAGATACGGATGAGTGGGAAAGGCATCCCCCGGATTAACAGTTACGGCTACGGAGATCACTACATTCACGTCAAGATAAGAGTTCCAAA GAGACTGACAAGCCGGCAACACAGCCTGATCCTGAGCTATGCTGAAGACGAGACTGACGTGGATGGGACAGTGAATGGCGTCACCAACACAAGCACTG